One genomic segment of Nitrospira sp. includes these proteins:
- the nuoF gene encoding NADH-quinone oxidoreductase subunit NuoF encodes MDRPLTRNIKPKAEPLWLAEYEKAGGYEAVRKALRTMAPQEVQKLVTESTLRGRGGAGFPTGKKWSFVPMGPDTPRPKYLVVNADEMEPGTFKDRLLLEGDPHQMIESMIVSAYAIQADVGYIFLRMEYGIAAARLRKAIQEARAKGYLGRNLLGSDFSFEIYLHSSAGRYICGEETALLNALEGKRAIPRAKPPFPQIVGLWGKPTIVQNVETLCNVPHIITHGIEWYRQLSRGKDGGTKIYGVSGNVKRPGAWELPMGTSIREILEEHAGGMRDGFAFRGLLPGGASTAMLVEEHLDLPMDFESIPQGGSRMGTGTMIVLDDQTCPVGFAQNLEHFFAQESCGWCTPCWEGLSWTERILQSLEAGQGRMDEIDILTMHTKLLAPGRTFCALAPGAMDPLQSLLKYCRADFERHIHEKRCPWRDWRNGADGARTWPVSSSMIVPTR; translated from the coding sequence ATGGACCGGCCGCTGACACGCAATATCAAGCCGAAGGCTGAACCGCTGTGGCTCGCCGAATACGAGAAGGCCGGCGGCTACGAAGCAGTGCGCAAGGCGCTGCGGACAATGGCTCCCCAAGAAGTGCAGAAGCTCGTCACCGAGTCGACCCTGCGTGGTCGCGGCGGTGCTGGGTTTCCGACCGGCAAGAAGTGGAGTTTCGTCCCGATGGGACCGGACACACCTCGTCCCAAATATCTGGTTGTCAATGCCGATGAAATGGAACCAGGCACATTCAAGGATCGTCTACTCCTGGAAGGCGATCCTCACCAGATGATCGAGAGCATGATCGTCAGCGCCTATGCGATCCAGGCAGACGTGGGCTACATTTTCCTGCGCATGGAATATGGGATTGCCGCCGCCCGCCTGCGGAAGGCCATCCAGGAAGCGCGCGCCAAGGGGTATTTGGGCCGTAACCTGCTCGGCTCGGACTTCAGCTTTGAAATCTACTTACACAGCAGCGCCGGCCGGTACATCTGCGGAGAAGAGACTGCCTTGCTCAATGCGTTGGAAGGGAAGCGCGCAATCCCTCGAGCCAAACCGCCCTTTCCGCAAATCGTCGGACTCTGGGGCAAACCCACGATCGTCCAGAACGTGGAGACCCTCTGTAACGTCCCTCATATTATTACTCACGGCATCGAGTGGTATAGGCAGTTGAGCCGGGGAAAGGACGGGGGGACCAAAATTTATGGCGTGAGCGGCAACGTGAAACGGCCCGGAGCCTGGGAGCTTCCGATGGGCACCTCGATTCGTGAAATTCTGGAGGAGCATGCGGGAGGCATGCGCGACGGGTTCGCCTTCCGCGGCCTGTTGCCGGGGGGCGCCTCAACCGCGATGCTCGTGGAAGAGCATCTTGATCTGCCGATGGACTTCGAATCGATTCCGCAAGGAGGCAGCCGCATGGGAACCGGCACGATGATCGTGTTGGACGATCAGACCTGTCCCGTCGGGTTCGCCCAAAACTTGGAGCACTTCTTTGCGCAGGAATCATGTGGCTGGTGCACGCCTTGCTGGGAAGGACTGTCCTGGACGGAACGAATTCTCCAGAGTCTGGAAGCAGGACAGGGAAGGATGGATGAGATCGATATCCTGACCATGCACACAAAGCTGCTTGCCCCGGGGCGAACCTTCTGCGCCTTGGCGCCTGGGGCGATGGACCCCTTGCAAAGCCTTTTAAAATATTGTCGGGCCGATTTCGAGCGACACATCCATGAGAAACGTTGCCCCTGGCGGGATTGGCGCAATGGCGCGGACGGAGCAAGAACATGGCCGGTATCATCGTC
- the nuoE gene encoding NADH-quinone oxidoreductase subunit NuoE, with the protein MLSDAERAEIEEELSHYPDKQAGCVEALKVVQRHRGWVSDESLKSVAALLGMTREELDSVATFYNLIFRKPVGRHVIFLCDSISCWVCGCDAMRNSLQSRLGISMGETTPDGRFTLLPIVCLGACDHAPTMMVNDDLHEDLTTEKVDQVLEQYP; encoded by the coding sequence ATGTTGTCCGACGCCGAGCGAGCCGAGATCGAGGAGGAGCTCTCACATTATCCTGATAAACAGGCGGGGTGTGTGGAGGCATTGAAGGTCGTCCAGCGGCATCGAGGTTGGGTCTCCGACGAGAGTCTCAAGAGCGTCGCAGCCTTGCTCGGCATGACGAGGGAAGAGCTGGACAGCGTGGCGACCTTCTATAACCTCATCTTTCGGAAGCCGGTCGGACGGCACGTGATCTTCCTGTGCGACAGCATCAGCTGTTGGGTATGCGGGTGCGACGCCATGCGTAACAGTCTTCAGAGTCGACTAGGGATCTCGATGGGCGAGACGACACCAGACGGGCGATTCACGCTGCTCCCGATTGTCTGTCTCGGCGCATGTGACCATGCGCCGACCATGATGGTTAATGATGACTTGCACGAAGATCTGACGACTGAAAAGGTTGATCAGGTCCTAGAACAGTATCCATGA